The following proteins come from a genomic window of Malus domestica chromosome 02, GDT2T_hap1:
- the LOC114823483 gene encoding uncharacterized protein yields the protein MDLGKTDQWQKPGFRTIKINTDAAWCKDSLRVGVGWVAHDFAGVLPAAGASREMYYHSALAAEAVAIRQALEVCGDNGFDNVIVESDAKVIIQMIRKELMHDYSLECILGDIEIIVRRLRSVTFIFVSRECNRVAHSVAKYVFKKRRSLRYFV from the coding sequence ATGGATCTGGGAAAGACTGATCAGTGGCAGAAACCGGGGTTTAGGACAATAAAGATCAATACAGATGCGGCCTGGTGTAAGGATTCGTTGCGCGTGGGAGTGGGATGGGTTGCTCATGATTTCGCAGGCGTGCTGCCGGCAGCGGGAGCCTCGAGAGAGATGTACTATCACTCTGCATTAGCGGCGGAAGCTGTAGCAATCCGGCAAGCTTTGGAGGTTTGTGGTGACAATGGCTTTGACAATGTGATTGTTGAGTCTGATGCAAAGGTGATTATTCAAATGATTAGGAAGGAATTGATGCATGATTACAGTCTTGAATGTATCCTTGGTGACATTGAGATTATAGTGCGAAGGTTGAGGTCGGTGACGTTCATCTTTGTGTCTAGAGAATGCAATCGTGTTGCACACTCGGTGGCTAAGTATGTGTTTAAGAAGAGGCGATCTTTGCGATATTTTGTATGA